The DNA region TCGCGCTGGTACCCGTCTTGTGCACCCCGATATGTAAGATCAGCCGCTTACTCATAGCCCCGGATAATTATCGCCCAGCCGGAACTTCGGAGTCCACGCTCCACTTCCGCTTGAACCCATTCAACTGGTCCTCGGAATACAAGTGGCGAAGGATCGGCGCCTCATACAGATCATCCAACAGGCGGCCAGACAATTTGTAATTCTTCACCGCCTCCCTGTACTCCGCCGCATCGGCACGCGACTCCCCATCATTTGCCTTCACCACATTAAAGGCATCTGGCGTGACATGATAAAACTCAGCCAAGGTTTGATCCAACCGCCCAAACGACTCGGTAGTCAGCACCAACAACCGGATGCGGTCGGTTTCAAAAACCCCATACCCCTTGTCATGATCAATGCGCACATCCTCCAAACTGATCCCATAGAGCAACTCCAGCTCATGATGCGCCCAGTTCTGCATCCACTTCAGATGTTCTTCCGGATGAAATGGATACTCACCCGCTAGCGGAACCTGTAGCCCCCTTCCCCTGGCCTGCATCACTTCTGCGGCATCTTTCGGCCCACCGCGCGACTTCACATAGTAACGGAAGCTCAAAGCAGCGGCCACTGGATCCCGGAACGCACAAATCACATTCAACTTGTGCTCAGGAACCGGCAAGGCCTCGTAACCGGGCCAATCTTTCAGATATCCCAATCCACCGAGAAACTCGCGCGTTGCCAGTGCCCGCTGGTACTGATGCTCCGCATCCTTCCTAGCAGCCTCGCTGAAGGCAACCTCACACTTGCGTTTCAAATCCTCCATCGCAGCCACAGAGTAGAAATGAGCACTCATCGCGGCGTCCACCACCTCCTTGGAGGCCCACAACGTCGCCAACAGCGAGCTGTTCCCCGTTTTTTGAATGGCGTGGACCATATGAAGATTCCGCTCCGGAGC from Sulfuriroseicoccus oceanibius includes:
- a CDS encoding putative capsular polysaccharide synthesis family protein is translated as MDTVQMILWALQFAMLGALILLVLSVRGRIRQHERVLEKLMQRQKRMRSQIEGVEAKVAKRKRTDEASGLQGVHRALADQLTHAGEHLDRRIGELEAQLAARGGQVVQPVADEAPPAPDAEVLLASEGMKSAPERNLHMVHAIQKTGNSSLLATLWASKEVVDAAMSAHFYSVAAMEDLKRKCEVAFSEAARKDAEHQYQRALATREFLGGLGYLKDWPGYEALPVPEHKLNVICAFRDPVAAALSFRYYVKSRGGPKDAAEVMQARGRGLQVPLAGEYPFHPEEHLKWMQNWAHHELELLYGISLEDVRIDHDKGYGVFETDRIRLLVLTTESFGRLDQTLAEFYHVTPDAFNVVKANDGESRADAAEYREAVKNYKLSGRLLDDLYEAPILRHLYSEDQLNGFKRKWSVDSEVPAGR